Within the Gossypium raimondii isolate GPD5lz chromosome 12, ASM2569854v1, whole genome shotgun sequence genome, the region ACGGCCTTCCCccttcaaaattttgggaaattatggttttttttattttaaaaaattaattagacctctcaactttttttttaattttctccttgaagcttttaaaaatttaattagacccttcaaatttttaaaattcacattatacttttttatataattttaattagctcacttaaaatattaaaaaatctcattaatctcaaaaaaataaaaaatttaattaaacccaatttttttaaaaaatctcattaaactcttaaaatttttaaaaaatttctaggTCTTCCAAAacttattagttattattatttttcgcCCAATTTTGAGTGTGAGTATTTATTCCAAGTCCTGAAAATCAATTCAAcagtaaataatatatatcatgtGCAACTGCTAACATGCTGACCCCTTGTACTTGTTTACTGTTAGCAAATGAACAATCTTATCTTCAGCAAACCAGCAGgataaaaatagtaaatgtataccaaacaaataatcaaaggtatatattgatttataaaataactatatttCCCACAGTTGAATTACTAGTTCATAACCCAAATAAGagatgtatgtatgtatataggCTTTGATATAAACATTATCCATTATCATCCATTTGGCTTCCTCTCCCTTCATTTCTGTCTAAGCTGCTTTCTTTCCCATCAATGGGGAGTCAAACATCAAAGGTAGACCATGAAAATGATGAGATTCAGCCTAAAGTGCCGCCTCTTCTCACCCGGAAACTGCAGGAGATTGAGAAACGTAGGTTTGGGTCAAGTCTTTCTAAACAAATACTGCTCCAGCATTGTCCAGAGGATGGCTCCTGCAGTGACCGAAAAAGTAGCGCCGTTTTGTCTCTGGAGCCTGATAATGATAACGTAGGGTCTGCAAACATAGCACCCCAGCCCATGGTTTCTGATAAGGATATCCTTAGTGTTGCAGGCGAAGGGGAAAACAAAGAAGATGGTAATAATGCTGAAGCTCGTAAGTTGATAAATAAAGAGACCAGGTCCATGGAAAAGCTAAGCTTGGAAGAAAAAGAAGCCCATAAGAAGATTGTTGAAGAAATTGGAAGGGCTAACGAAGAACGCCGTCCTTGCCTTACTTGTCTTGTATCACCAGGTCTTAAATTTTACCTTACTGAAAACGAAAAGGAAGATGATTGTTCTAGTGAGTTGTTGATCTCAACTcttgataaatgattttttttaaatcaatcttTATAAACAAAGCTGTAAAACTTGCTGGTTTTCATGCATGCAGGCAAAGATGATTTGCTGATCAAAGGGTCGTTGAGCGATACCGATATCGATGCTGCCAAAGAGATTTTTGAATCTGTATCATCCACTGAGGTAATTCAATCAAAACGAAGGGCATCAAATTTCTCTACATGCACTAACTATGGGTTTTTGTTGTTCTTACAGGAACCGAGCAACTAGTTAAAGaggagaggaagaagaaagatgagATTTAGAAGGGTGATACCTACGGGAAAACCCGTAAAGAACTTTCTCAAAGTTAAATCATGTTATTACCCATCTTGTGGCGACCAGAAGTTAAACCGACATTACTCAAAATCCAGCAGCAATGTTAAATCATAAATGTAAATGAAACGAGCTCAttgcattttctttctttcgtcTTTCATTCTCTTCTATCCTTGGTTACGACTTCTGTAACTGTACCCGATAGGAACTGTACGAAATTAAATGAACCAAATGTCATATAGATTATAGAATATGATAGCTAAATGCAATGAAGGGAAAAtgtttgaatagttcaatgccTCAAAGTCTTGAATTCCAATCCTGATTAGATCCACCTAGATCTCACCGGTTGCTCACAGGTGCCCAGTAATTCCGGAAACACAAAAGAACAGGGAAGCTTGGTAATCCCACAGAATTCACATCATTCCagtaattagtaattaattgaTCAGAAAGGCGACTTAGCATACATATAATATTCAAGAAAACCGGCAATGGCAACTCAAAGCTGCCGTTCAACAAAATGCAAGTAACAACATTTCATCGATCAAAAGTTATAAGCATGGTCAAcgaaaaatggaaatttatggaATCAGAACTCAGTAATTAGAAACAGCTTATATTCAGATATAATTGTGTCATTGTATAGTGTTCAAATTCACCAGGTAGGTGAAGAATTACTAAAAGATGTAGAACAATTGGCAACTCCAGCGCAGATCAGCTGGATAAAAGCTTTTCAAGGGCCAGGTTTTCATCACCCCCAACCGCTTCTAGAGTACTTCTCACCAAACCATCAGGAAAACCCATTTCCACGAGTCGTTGTACCTGAACCCATCCAATTTGTCTTAGAAAATTTAgttcattaaatatatatggtgGTCGATATTGACCCATTACCAACAAATATTCAAAGAGTGCGTCTGATACATTGCTAATGTCTATTATTAGAAAAGATCCTACATCAAGGATTTGCTCAGTGCATACTTCGCAAGAAATATTTACTTGATTGTATGAATATCTAGATAAATAAGGAATACAAACCTTTTCCTCAACCCCTAAAGAAGAGGCCTTGGCAAAACTTTCTGTCCAGTAACGAGCTGTACCAACAAATGTCTGATACTCTCTAAGATACTGCATTAGAGAACGGGGGAAAACTAAATGGCTAGATAGAGTGACAAAAACTTCaatggaaattattaaaatccaAGAATTGAAGCTGGACTGACAACATACATAGGTTTAATAATCTACAAACTATTGCACATTCAAAAAAGGCCAATAGAAAGAGACAATGGAACCTTTTTATAAAGAAACATGGGATAGATTGGACTCGAGTAAATCAAACCTGTTGTGCTACTACAGCATCTTGAGGATCATCAGGTTCAGGAGCTGAAAGCAAAGCTTGAACAGAAAGAAGAGCTGTCTTAAGAGTGAGTGCAGGACTCCACTGGTCCTTCAATATATCCAGGCATATCGCCCCACTTTGGCTGCTGATGTTTGGGTGCCTTGGGTGGTTAATAGAACAGAAGGAAGTTTCAAGAGTTAACCACCGTCAAAACTCAATCAATCATTAGTCATTTCATCTTTACGCATCAGGAACAATAGACTATAACTTCTCAATAATCTAATCCTAAATTCGGATGCATCTTGTTTATGGTGTCACATTCACCAAAGTTTTGCTTCTGAAATCCACATGCAAAACATATTCAAGGGGGAAAAAAGCCATTTGTACCAACTTGAACTAGATGCATTAACATGCATTGGCAACAgtatatttctctttttcttttctcctttcaaTATCCTCAAGTACAAGAATGATTATAACAGTGGTGCATATGAACCAGGCAGTAAACAAAAGGAAATTGTTTATACATATTATTAGAGTATTCTTTCAAGAAATggggaaagaaagagaaaagaaattactTTAACGCAAACCTAATCTATTATAAGGAAcaaaaccatgatttttaaaaaggcACCATTTAGTTTCAGCTATGCGATGAGTGAGAGAGAGAGCAAACCATACGGTTGTGCAAATTCAGGATTAGATGCCCAAGTCAAGTTTATTAATCCAAGATTTTTCATCAGCGCAAAAGGATTAAAAGAAATGTGCAAGACTATCAATAGTTTATCCAGCCAAGTCATATAAGGAACAAtgcacaaaaaaattaataaaaaaagctTAGAAACTAGATTAAGACCACAAACATACATAACGGCAATTAACTAACTTCTTCACTCTTCATAGGCTGTTTTTTTCGAAGGGAGGCCTAAGATCTTAAGTACAGTCATTATTGCTCCATCAATCACACCCACATTGTACTAGATTACAAGAAAACCGATTCAACTATCAGGTACAATTaacaaaagaataataaatatgcAAATAAAACAAGATGATGCTTGTTAGTTTTCCTACCAAACTTTCGTCACAAACTTCATTTTGGGAGGCTCAAATGGATACCCATCTGCAAAATAGAAACCAATCACTAACAAGCATCAATAATCAATGATccataccatttcaaacacGGCTAACTTTCCTTAAACTATCACCCAATCGGTAGTATCTAACAACATTGCATTCAAAAAGCAATCTTCCATTACTTTACGGAGAAAAGCTCAATCCcaagtttataattataaactcaCTCGAAAATCTAAAACTGGATAAAAGATGCATTCTTTTCCTGAAAAATAAGGAAAACTTACCCATtataaaaacgaaaaaaaaaaaaaccctttacCCTCAGCCCAATTTCTCAACTAAAAAGGGGGGAGGGGggaattaaactttaaaaagaaacccatgaaaattaatgtaaagaaagagaagaaatggATAGTGAAATACCAGGCAATGTGATATCGATTTCAAAGGAGCCCCCTTCATAGGGAGTGCCAAGGGGACCAGGGATGATGCCAGTCAAGCGAGCAAGATTGTCTGATTTTGGAGAGACCCTAATGCCCGAAGAGTCTTTTTCTCTGCTACATTCTTGTAGCTCCTTTTGAACACGAGCAAAGTCTATCATCTTCTCTCAATTCTCCTTGTTGGATCAAAACCCTACGCCCCAATAAGTAAAGCGTTTCCCTTTACTCTTTTTACGCTATTAGTCTTTTTTTCACTCTTTCCTCCTCTCTCTTTTacaagtttatttatttttttctttggtggaaaaataaaatagtgagATAATTCATAATTGACGGCagctgattttgatttttcttttcgcAATGGTTACCGAAAAAATagggataatttttttataaaaaaaatcatttcgaATTCTAATTCTtatttcgatttttattttattttattttagaaaaataaaagtaactacttgattaaaattttaaaatattaaaatactagacattaataacatttttataattttattcaaaacttaATCCAATATAATTATTGTCATCCCTACTGGaaatcttattttcattttctagctctctaaaacaaaaaaattaataaggtaatttttatcttttaaataatataaaaggaGAAAACAGTAAATAAATTGAGATTAATAAGACattgttaattaataattttataataataggaCATGTTgaataatgataatttaatatttttaacatctttatttttatttttcttcaaaataaagTAGTAAGTTTTGGGTTGGTTATCGTTCCCTTTTTATTCCTCTTATTAACCTTCtttttttgtctttattcactttacatgttttctttctttttaatttgcatatatatatatatatatatatatatatatatatatatattgtgaaTATCTTTGTTATATTCACAAGTTGTGATGAACAAATGATGGTGTCTATTGTCGCTAAAACTCCACCAGATACCAAcagtttttctttaaaagtggGTGATTCTTCATCGacttcttaatttgtttctgttttaagaatattttagaataataaattatttttagacccgtgttgtcttaaattttatatgttttttgttGTTCAATAAGTCTtcacttttataaatttttgtgtgTTCTTCTAGCAAGTTTTTTAGTCTTGCTTATGTATGTAATATTGCTTTTGCAATTGGTTTTAGGGATGGTTTTGTCGACACCCTCTCCAGTTTAGTGgatgtttgtttcttttgtcaatttttgcTCACTACTTTGGACCATCCGAGATTGATATCCTTATTGTTTTAAGTGCTTGCTACAAATATGTCGTACGTGCTTGAGTTATGACAGAGTCAATTGCCAACATATCATAATATTCATTTGATGCTGAAGTTGAAACTTTTGTTGTGATTAATGAAGTTTGTCCTTTACAGTTTACAACGAATGTTTGTTGTTTCTTTCCCCAAAATTGTATAATCCCATTCATAAAAcgaattaataaattttccttttaaatttttatttttaaaataccgTTACAATGATGGAACTTAAATTAATGAGATTTATGGATGCACTAAAccgattgaaatatataaagatGTGCTAGACAAACCCACTATAAGtgcgaaaaataaaattaagtaataaatatattatgaaaattattataaataacaaatgaaattttaattcaatgataaaataaaaatattaaaaattttaataaacttaatatatgaatttatgtttctaatttctatataaaaatcttcaaaatgatataatttattttataaaataaaaatattttcacaattaatgCCTAATTATTCGGAAACTAAACtcaatgaaaaaattaatatgagtAGAGATGTAGGATATTTTTGAGCAACACACCCTAATAAGTAATAATGTTCTGTCTCGGTAGACTTCACCAACTTTCATTAAAACGTCTTGTCATACCATAGCCGAAGGGTCACGAGCTCAAAATAGCCAATGGGTCACATAGCCCAAACTTCAAGAGACCTACGTCAAAAGTCAAATTAAGCGACGCGACTTTGACAAAGGACAAACATTAAGATTAGACTTATAAGTTTCAGGTGAAAATATTGGAACcagaaaaatagatttttattaaGGATAGATAATAAGATTGAAGTTCTCAAGTGTAAAATTAggtctatttaaaatttagattgaatttgaatttaaatatttaaggctTGAGTTCAAACCCAATTTACCTCcactcattttttaaatttatattatattataacacaaaattaaatttataataatatataacactatgatataaatattaaaaaagtgtTAACTTGcttatatacaaaattttaataaatgaaaatatataaaatattaaataatatatattttttaaatggtaTGTACGAGCTTAAAATGGTTTTTGGATAGCTGCTTACACATATAAGAgggtttgaataaaattttgagctTATTTTTCAAGTTGAATCGAGCTTtagcaaatataaaatatgttaatattatgtTTAAGCATGACCCAACCCACCTTgatcaacaaaaaaatattagctAAGAACTAAGGCAAGTTCACGCACAAGTACGAATCCCCATAAAGTTTGGACCACCATTCTAAGGTATAAAGCGAGAAAGATGCCCTGATCTCAAATAAGTTCTAGACATTTTCATCTCTTGCATCTCAATTGACTCAAAACAACACAATTCATTGAGCCTCTAATTAACTTCAGCATTGAATAacatcataaaacataagatcCGACATCCCATAATTTTACTCTTTATCTTGCAATTCATACATACTCTAGTTCACAACAACTTAAaagcaacaaaaacaatatatatgaaAACCTATTTTGGATCcgtctaatttttaaaaacacatcTAGACCCTTATTTAGGAGGGAAGTGTTGAAAGGAACATGATTCTACATCGATTAACCAAAGATTGCATTGTGGCTGCATATAATAAGGGCCATGTTCCTAACATGAGgcatcttttaaaaaaaataaatttgtaaagaCGATTTCACGTTTCAAACAATATTTGGACTTAGTTTAGGAATATTTCTCAAAAGTGATGTTTGGggagaaactaaaattttcaatttttgaataaaatgtatttttgagCTAATTTTTGAGTTGGGAGaagtattttgaaaaaaacagcttatttaaaaatatttttgtcccaaaagtacttttgagaagcATTCCTAGacaaattttatgtaaaacttTGTAAAGAATACTTTATTATTCCACAGGAGAACAGCCAAATGGTATAAAGCTGTATCCAAGTGAGAGATAGATAAGTCTCGTGGAGGAAAACTTTTGAATCCAAGAAGCTTGGAATAATAGAAAAGgaattactaaaaattatatgcCAAATTGAATCGTGTCATTTTTCAAATCCAAGCaattgaaaatgtcaaaatggcATCATTCTGACCATGGATTTAAGTCAACGAAAACCAATTATCAATGCTTGAATTGATGGTGGCAATCATGCATTCAAAATAGCAATTTTTTACTGGTATCAAAAACCCTTAacttatatttatcaaatacattaactaatcaagttaaactttaattattttaaatattttttagatccACAAAAATCAAACCTTACAATGAAATTTCTTCCTTCTTATCAAAACTTGAaagggttttgtttttcttgaattgaagtaaaaagaattatattctCCTCTAAATAATAAGGAATGTAAAGCTGATGATTGATCATTGATTGGGTACCCATTCTTTTAGATTTGAACAACTTCAAGGCTAAAAACATGGATGACAAAGAACAATGTAGACACAGACTTGCACCttaatataacatcattttcacCCTTTGCAATGTCTTTAAATGTCAAATGAACTGATTCACAGCAACTTGCTTAATCTACATGTCCCACATTGCAATAGGGCTAAGcatataaagttataaaattttgaaaagttgaagctaaaaaattctttgttaaaagggtttaaattaaattattaattttttagatggACCggaaatacaatttttttcatttaaataacgGGCAATTATTGATTTCTAAGAAGgatcaaaatgtaatatttttagttaaaagggtTTAACTTGAAACTAACTTATTAATTTTATGGAAAGgtgaaataataatttcttttaactaACCAAGAAAATCAAGTTGAGTCAACCATGATAAATAATTCTGGGTTTGCTTCGTTGGCATCATCAAATTAAGAGTGACTTTCGGAATTAAGTATCTGCTACATATGTTGGTCCTTTAACTTCACTGGAATATATTCTATTACAGCCACTTTGATGATAGAATGTTTTGCAAAAAAGGCACAAAAGAATTACCTAATTATTTTGCAGCAATTGCAATCCAGCTTCTTTATCATTTGTCAATGGCTATAAATAGAGCTTTTCTCCATGATTGACTGTGCATATAGATCCAACAACTAAAGTAGAAAATACTAGGGCAGGGAAGAGTGGTCTTGTATGGAGATTAAGAGTCTTGTTTGGTAGCCAAGGATGACTTGCCTAAACCCAAACTAGAGGaatgttatatatgtatatataataatcCTTTTACTGGTTTGTAGGCAGTCTCCTTTGGCTATCCTGACTGCCTCTTATCTTTCATGCATGACTTACATCTCTTCCATTCataaccccccccccccaaatgCCATTTTCTTACAAGCTTTTCAAACATGTTGTGATACATGATTAAAGTATATGATGCTATAAAGAGTTGTGCCATGGCTGGTTTTGGgacataatttctttttcgaGAACTATTACTAGCGCATTCCCTCGCATTGTTACGATGCACTGAAGATTCAGTCTTGTAGTGATGTACTAGAAGGCAAAGTTGAGGAAGAATAATGCATTGCCTACTGCTTTAATGAAGGGGGTGTCATGGCggtatttacaaaaaaaaaaggtgcaTTAGTTCAAACAGCTTACATTATTTTCATTGATTTACTTGTTTcttagttttgaaattaaaaagaaaaggtctTGTTCTATCTATAGATCTTGTTAAGATGCCATCTGACCCTAAGTGACATGGAATGATAActcaaattagtttaatttagttGGTGATGGCATCCATCATGCTTGAGTTTGTATCCTAACATCTTGGTTTTCACAATTGTCCTTCTCATGGTGCATGGGCCTCAGTTTTCCGTGCTCATTGTTGTTTTATTGGTTTACCTAGCTGGTTGCTTTATCGGCTTCAAAGCCAAAGCGGTGCCGAAGGCAAGATTCAAGACTGCAAGCATCGGCATTTAGCTTGAAGATGTCGACTGGTCAACGAGCCCCCAAAGAAGGGTATCTTTTTGGCACCTACAACTTGGGATTACAAGCAAAGCCTAAAGAAACTAATTCTGAACTTTTTATCATTATCAGTAAGgggtgaaataaaaaatatatagtgataaaattttgattttaatttaattatacatattataaaaataaatatattaatttatttttatattagataaatataattatttgtatatgtaatatgtaaatataaaatggtgttatattaataatattaataatttatgaaaattaatttttatatacaacttattaaactaataaatatcTTGTTTCTGAACTGGGAAGCTTAGCAACTTTGCTTTGGTAAACTTTTCTATGCATGTGCTaccttgaattttatttttcgtaaaATATCCTACTCGTTTCCAGCCcatctctctctctatataaacattaaatatataattttattttaaaatgacatTAAATATACTCATTTTGGT harbors:
- the LOC105764821 gene encoding uncharacterized protein LOC105764821 isoform X2; protein product: MGSQTSKVDHENDEIQPKVPPLLTRKLQEIEKRRFGSSLSKQILLQHCPEDGSCSDRKSSAVLSLEPDNDNVGSANIAPQPMVSDKDILSVAGEGENKEDGNNAEARKLINKETRSMEKLSLEEKEAHKKIVEEIGRANEERRPCLTCLVSPGKDDLLIKGSLSDTDIDAAKEIFESVSSTEEPSN
- the LOC105764821 gene encoding uncharacterized protein LOC105764821 isoform X1, which produces MGSQTSKVDHENDEIQPKVPPLLTRKLQEIEKRRFGSSLSKQILLQHCPEDGSCSDRKSSAVLSLEPDNDNVGSANIAPQPMVSDKDILSVAGEGENKEDGNNAEARKLINKETRSMEKLSLEEKEAHKKIVEEIGRANEERRPCLTCLVSPGLKFYLTENEKEDDCSSKDDLLIKGSLSDTDIDAAKEIFESVSSTEEPSN
- the LOC105764822 gene encoding ubiquitin-conjugating enzyme E2 27 translates to MIDFARVQKELQECSREKDSSGIRVSPKSDNLARLTGIIPGPLGTPYEGGSFEIDITLPDGYPFEPPKMKFVTKVWHPNISSQSGAICLDILKDQWSPALTLKTALLSVQALLSAPEPDDPQDAVVAQQYLREYQTFVGTARYWTESFAKASSLGVEEKVQRLVEMGFPDGLVRSTLEAVGGDENLALEKLLSS